The nucleotide window GGGATCTGGTTCGAGAATCGGCTGGTCGGAAAGGTCGGCGCCGTGTTCACCTCGACCGGGTCGCAGCATGGCGGACAGGAATCGACGATCCTGAACTTCCACACCGTCCTGCTGCATCTTGGCATGATCGTCGTGGGTTTGCCGTACAGCTTCCAGGGTCTGAACCAGATGGACGAACCCGGCGGCGGGTCGCCTTATGGTGCGTCCACGCTCTCCGGTGGCGACGACAGCAGGTTCCCGTCCCCGGTCGAGGTCGAAGGGGCCCGGTTCCAGGGCAGACACGTGGCGGAGATCGCCGGACGATTGGTCAGCGCCGGCTGAACCCGGCCTGGAGAATATTCGATGGTTCCTTCGCGCGATGATCTCGACAGCCTTCGCCTCTACGTCTCCTATGCGTGCCCCTTCGCGCACCGCGTGCTGGTCGGCATGGCGTTGCGAGGCGTGATGGGCCGTTTGAGGCTCAGCGTCGTGCAACCCGTGATGGGCCCGGACGGGTGGGTCCTCCACCCGTCCGACACCGAACCGGGCGTCTCGACTCTGCTGGATGTGTACAGGCGGGCGCGTCCGGGCTTCAGCCGGCGCGCCAGCGTGCCGATGCTCTACAGCGTGACGGAGAAACGGATCCTCAGCGACGACTCGCTGGAGATTCTGAGTTGGATCGACCGGTTGCCTGGAAACAGCCGGGAGGGAAGCCTCTTCCCGGCGCAACTGGAGCCTGAGCTCGACCGGCTAGGCAAATTCGTGGCCGACGCGATCAACAGCGGCGTTTACGAGGCGGGCTTCGCCGCTAACCAAGAGGCTTACGATCAAGCTGTCACGAAGTTGTTTTCCGCATTGGACCAGTTGGAGGAACTTCTCCAGTCACGGCTGTGGCTGTGCGGAGACGTTATGACGGTTGTGGACATCCAGATGTTCACGTCTCTCATACGGTTCGACCTGGTCTACCACACGCTGTTCAAGTGCAATTGGAAGCGTGCATCCGACTATCGGCAGCTGTGGAACCTCGCCCGTCGGATCTACGGGCTTCCCGGAGTCGCTGACACCCTGCGCGTCGATCAAATCACGACGCACTACTACAAAAGCCTTCCCGACCTTAATCCGCGGGGCATCGTCCCGCGTGGTCCAGATATTCTGGCGAAACTCCGGGGAGGCTGACGCCCGTTGGACGGGCTCAATACTGGGAGTCGATGATGCGGCAACTTACGCCTGCGGCGAAAAAGGCGACTGTGATCGATGCTTTCTGCCGCGCTGCCGAGGCCGAGCCGGCGAAGCTACTGGCCGTCTTTGTCGTCGATACCGACGACAAAGAACCACCACCTCGAAAAGACCGGAGCGTCCTTCGTGAGCATTCGCATCGACTACGCCAACGTAGCCCCGGGCGGCGCCAAGGCGCTGCCAATCCGCCCGTAAGATCAGGGCCTGACGGGAAGTCCTTGCAACACCCCGC belongs to Sinorhizobium garamanticum and includes:
- a CDS encoding glutathione S-transferase C-terminal domain-containing protein gives rise to the protein MVPSRDDLDSLRLYVSYACPFAHRVLVGMALRGVMGRLRLSVVQPVMGPDGWVLHPSDTEPGVSTLLDVYRRARPGFSRRASVPMLYSVTEKRILSDDSLEILSWIDRLPGNSREGSLFPAQLEPELDRLGKFVADAINSGVYEAGFAANQEAYDQAVTKLFSALDQLEELLQSRLWLCGDVMTVVDIQMFTSLIRFDLVYHTLFKCNWKRASDYRQLWNLARRIYGLPGVADTLRVDQITTHYYKSLPDLNPRGIVPRGPDILAKLRGG
- the wrbA gene encoding NAD(P)H:quinone oxidoreductase, producing the protein MSAKILVLYYSSYGHIETMAAGVADGARQAGANVTIKRVPELVPLSVAQEAGYKLEQPAPIAAVEELPDYDAIIFGSPTRYGMMAAQMKNFIDQTGGIWFENRLVGKVGAVFTSTGSQHGGQESTILNFHTVLLHLGMIVVGLPYSFQGLNQMDEPGGGSPYGASTLSGGDDSRFPSPVEVEGARFQGRHVAEIAGRLVSAG